In the bacterium genome, CCTTTAATTTTCTAAAAGGTAACCAATCCGAGTAACAGATGCAAACATATTTTTAATCCAGGCCGCTTGGCGGAAAGGGGCGCCGGGTTGCCGTCGGCGGCCACTCGGCCCGGCCGCGGAGCGCATGGGGCTGACAGGGGCGCTGCTCAGGGCCGGGCGCCGGCGAGGAAATAATTGCATTTGTGCAATGTAATGAATACAAAAACTGCAATTTTGCATTTCATTTGACAGCGTGATGGAAAGAGTTTCCTTGTGCAAACAATTAAAAAACAGTTAATAGTTAACCGGAATGCCGGTTGGTCTGATCTTTGCGATAAAAATTGTTTATCTAGTTGCTTTTGCATGCGGTCTCGCCATTCGACCAAAGAAATGGAGGAATTCACCTATGTCGAGCAATCCATCCCTATCGCAGAAACGGATCGTCTATCAGCCGATCGGCATCCTGCACACCATGCATCAGGATCTAGAAAAAACACCCATTCAACCGGTTTTCGCCGCCGGCTGCAAGGGCGAGGCGGATATTTTCCCGCCTTTTGTCGACGGACTCGAGGATCTGGATGGATATTCGCATATCTATTTGATCTATCACTTGCATCGCGGTCAGCCGATGCAACTGAGGGTTCGGCCTTTTCTCGACGATGTGGCCAGAGGGATCTTTGCCACCCGGGCGACCTGCCGGCCCAATCCCATCGGCTTTAGCATTGTCCGTCTGCTCAAGCGGCAGGGCGCTGTTCTGTTGCTGGAGGACGTAGACATTCTGGATCAAACGCCGCTGCTGGACATTAAACCTTATGTAGAGAGGTTTGATTGTATTCAGGGCTGTCGCAGCGGATGGCAAGATCAGGTGGATGACGCGACCGCCCGAATCCGTGGAAAGCGTGGTTTTGCCGGTACCGGAAC is a window encoding:
- the tsaA gene encoding tRNA (N6-threonylcarbamoyladenosine(37)-N6)-methyltransferase TrmO, yielding MSSNPSLSQKRIVYQPIGILHTMHQDLEKTPIQPVFAAGCKGEADIFPPFVDGLEDLDGYSHIYLIYHLHRGQPMQLRVRPFLDDVARGIFATRATCRPNPIGFSIVRLLKRQGAVLLLEDVDILDQTPLLDIKPYVERFDCIQGCRSGWQDQVDDATARIRGKRGFAGTGTDETK